The following are encoded together in the Solenopsis invicta isolate M01_SB chromosome 14, UNIL_Sinv_3.0, whole genome shotgun sequence genome:
- the LOC105207572 gene encoding uncharacterized protein LOC105207572 isoform X1, which yields MAFKITMPCLSAMFPLVFLLAGANAAGIGEAWQVTPYVKATYTDRPFRPRLDSSAFEVRTVSGVGRLVPFDDSRNVQKLPELTTPGFIEPNALPVEAEEALRENENLEQFRKLLQNLPYGDEEAEDDVVKDGSVPIQRIFQKTLMMKILHDENPADKENDGDDEQANTRGIVQRIRRQVENETSMEKISSTKNVREARLNSPEILRSTAAQPISVEFRHRIPLDQVIQQQQEEEEAAALSSIYRRHQAPRADFVTGQHRRYPDYRESRDLPVSKNYDDYDRSWYRNMIRERDYEYPSYRRGYSYQYPDRYRMERDYYMRPSSDQYYYDRYDRYRDDDLDLYNRNRPAPRPRRIIYYATLPEIVRKPVDLRNYPRYDTSAARTSVLTRDDTYKRVPGNVDPGKYRYRLSYSGYDPYTKRSSYYDRPYGYPEEDSRRVRVSTKEDMKNDRFGGANSERKISNLIAIRDDESDKLPWPVQIGTEVNIKEDERIPGRKIYGESSIGYERFHYERFQSAQLQKASDATGSSELRSDN from the exons ATGGCTTTTAAG ATTACAATGCCGTGTCTATCGGCAATGTTTCCGTTGGTCTTCCTGCTGGCTGGAGCCAACGCGGCTGGCATCGGCGAGGCTTGGCAAGTTACACCGTATGTAAAAGCGACTTACACAGATCGTCCGTTTCGACCACGATTGGACTCCTCGGCGTTTGAGGTTCGCACCGTAAGCGGAGTAGGTCGTCTGGTGCCGTTCGATGATTCGCGAAACGTTCAGAAGCTTCCGGAACTTACTACACCGGGTTTTATTGAACCAAACGCTCTTCCAGTAGAAGCCGAGGAAGCTCTTCGTGAGAATGAGAACCTCGAGCAGTTCCGGAAACTCTTGCAGAATTTACCGTACGGCGATGAAGAGGCTGAAGACGACGTCGTTAAAGACGGTAGCGTACCTATTCAAAGGATCTTCCAGAAAACTCTCATGATGAAAATCCTGCATGATGAAAATCCTGCGGATAAGGAGAACGATGGCGACGATGAGCAAGCTAATACGAGAGGGATCGTACAACGTATTCGTAGACAAGTGGAGAACGAAACGAGTATGGAGAAGATCTCGTCGACGAAGAATGTACGAGAGGCTCGTCTGAATTCTCCCGAAATACTGCGGTCAACCGCAGCTCAACCGATTTCTGTGGAGTTCCGTCACCGTATCCCTTTGGATCAGGTCATTCAGCAGCAacaggaggaggaagaagcCGCAGCTCTATCTAGCATCTACCGCAGGCATCAGGCACCCAGGGCAGACTTCGTGACGGGCCAACATCGTCGCTATCCGGACTATCGCGAATCTAGGGACCTACCGGTCTCTAAGAACTATGACGACTACGATCGGTCCTGGTACAGGAATATGATACGCGAGAGGGATTACGAATATCCGTCGTATCGCCGTGGATACAGCTACCAATATCCCGATCGCTACAGGATGGAGAGAGATTATTACATGCGGCCGTCGAGCGATCAGTATTATTACGATCGTTACGATCGTTACAGAGATGATGACCTCGATTTATACAACAGAAACCGACCCGCGCCAAGGCCCAGACGAATCATTTACTATGCCACCTTGCCGGAAATCGTGAGGAAACCGGTGGACCTGAGGAACTATCCGCGGTATGACACGAGTGCAGCCAGAACATCGGTTCTCACGCGAGACGATACCTACAAACGCGTACCCGGCAACGTCGATCCCGGTAAGTATCGATACAGATTGTCGTACAGCGGTTACGATCCCTACACAAAGAGGTCGAGTTATTACGATCGTCCGTACGGATATCCCGAGGAAGATTCACGACGAGTCAGAGTATCGACCAAGGAGGATATGAAGAACGACAGATTCGGAGGCGCGAACAGCGAGCGGAAAATAAGCAATCTTATAGCGATCAGGGACGACGAGTCGGATAAGCTGCCCTGGCCGGTACAGATAGGCACGGAGGTCAACATCAAGGAAGATGAGAGGATTCCTGGCAGAAAGATCTACGGAGAGTCGAGCATCGGCTATGAGAGATTCCACTATGAGAGATTCCAAAGTGCGCAACTACAGAAAGCATCGGACGCGACGGGATCCAGCGAACTCCGAAGCGATAATTAA
- the LOC105207572 gene encoding uncharacterized protein LOC105207572 isoform X2 encodes MPCLSAMFPLVFLLAGANAAGIGEAWQVTPYVKATYTDRPFRPRLDSSAFEVRTVSGVGRLVPFDDSRNVQKLPELTTPGFIEPNALPVEAEEALRENENLEQFRKLLQNLPYGDEEAEDDVVKDGSVPIQRIFQKTLMMKILHDENPADKENDGDDEQANTRGIVQRIRRQVENETSMEKISSTKNVREARLNSPEILRSTAAQPISVEFRHRIPLDQVIQQQQEEEEAAALSSIYRRHQAPRADFVTGQHRRYPDYRESRDLPVSKNYDDYDRSWYRNMIRERDYEYPSYRRGYSYQYPDRYRMERDYYMRPSSDQYYYDRYDRYRDDDLDLYNRNRPAPRPRRIIYYATLPEIVRKPVDLRNYPRYDTSAARTSVLTRDDTYKRVPGNVDPGKYRYRLSYSGYDPYTKRSSYYDRPYGYPEEDSRRVRVSTKEDMKNDRFGGANSERKISNLIAIRDDESDKLPWPVQIGTEVNIKEDERIPGRKIYGESSIGYERFHYERFQSAQLQKASDATGSSELRSDN; translated from the coding sequence ATGCCGTGTCTATCGGCAATGTTTCCGTTGGTCTTCCTGCTGGCTGGAGCCAACGCGGCTGGCATCGGCGAGGCTTGGCAAGTTACACCGTATGTAAAAGCGACTTACACAGATCGTCCGTTTCGACCACGATTGGACTCCTCGGCGTTTGAGGTTCGCACCGTAAGCGGAGTAGGTCGTCTGGTGCCGTTCGATGATTCGCGAAACGTTCAGAAGCTTCCGGAACTTACTACACCGGGTTTTATTGAACCAAACGCTCTTCCAGTAGAAGCCGAGGAAGCTCTTCGTGAGAATGAGAACCTCGAGCAGTTCCGGAAACTCTTGCAGAATTTACCGTACGGCGATGAAGAGGCTGAAGACGACGTCGTTAAAGACGGTAGCGTACCTATTCAAAGGATCTTCCAGAAAACTCTCATGATGAAAATCCTGCATGATGAAAATCCTGCGGATAAGGAGAACGATGGCGACGATGAGCAAGCTAATACGAGAGGGATCGTACAACGTATTCGTAGACAAGTGGAGAACGAAACGAGTATGGAGAAGATCTCGTCGACGAAGAATGTACGAGAGGCTCGTCTGAATTCTCCCGAAATACTGCGGTCAACCGCAGCTCAACCGATTTCTGTGGAGTTCCGTCACCGTATCCCTTTGGATCAGGTCATTCAGCAGCAacaggaggaggaagaagcCGCAGCTCTATCTAGCATCTACCGCAGGCATCAGGCACCCAGGGCAGACTTCGTGACGGGCCAACATCGTCGCTATCCGGACTATCGCGAATCTAGGGACCTACCGGTCTCTAAGAACTATGACGACTACGATCGGTCCTGGTACAGGAATATGATACGCGAGAGGGATTACGAATATCCGTCGTATCGCCGTGGATACAGCTACCAATATCCCGATCGCTACAGGATGGAGAGAGATTATTACATGCGGCCGTCGAGCGATCAGTATTATTACGATCGTTACGATCGTTACAGAGATGATGACCTCGATTTATACAACAGAAACCGACCCGCGCCAAGGCCCAGACGAATCATTTACTATGCCACCTTGCCGGAAATCGTGAGGAAACCGGTGGACCTGAGGAACTATCCGCGGTATGACACGAGTGCAGCCAGAACATCGGTTCTCACGCGAGACGATACCTACAAACGCGTACCCGGCAACGTCGATCCCGGTAAGTATCGATACAGATTGTCGTACAGCGGTTACGATCCCTACACAAAGAGGTCGAGTTATTACGATCGTCCGTACGGATATCCCGAGGAAGATTCACGACGAGTCAGAGTATCGACCAAGGAGGATATGAAGAACGACAGATTCGGAGGCGCGAACAGCGAGCGGAAAATAAGCAATCTTATAGCGATCAGGGACGACGAGTCGGATAAGCTGCCCTGGCCGGTACAGATAGGCACGGAGGTCAACATCAAGGAAGATGAGAGGATTCCTGGCAGAAAGATCTACGGAGAGTCGAGCATCGGCTATGAGAGATTCCACTATGAGAGATTCCAAAGTGCGCAACTACAGAAAGCATCGGACGCGACGGGATCCAGCGAACTCCGAAGCGATAATTAA